The following are encoded together in the Gloeomargarita sp. SRBZ-1_bins_9 genome:
- the bchI gene encoding magnesium chelatase ATPase subunit I, producing MGNRQAHRHPYPFTAIVGQEEMKLCLLLNVVDPRIGGVMIMGHRGTGKSTAVRALAEVLPKITRLAGDPFNRPPKEVPAADPLLAMVGIHERPRKIERIPVPVVDLPLGATEDRVCGTIDIEAALTRGVKRFQPGLLAQANRGFLYIDEVNLLEDHLVDLLLDVAASGWNVVEREGISVRHPARFVLVGSGNPEEGELRPQLLDRFGLHARIVTITDLEQRLEIVRRRRAYDADPAGFCAQWRPQQRALQRRILAARKRLPQVTLPENVLQFAAELCMVLRVDGHRGELTLARAACALAALEARSQATLEDVCRVAVPALRHRLRRDPLETTDAGDKVAQAMADLLARQQRSAPKTPVMTVT from the coding sequence ATGGGTAACAGGCAAGCTCATCGCCATCCCTATCCCTTTACCGCCATCGTGGGGCAGGAGGAAATGAAACTGTGCCTGCTGCTCAACGTGGTGGACCCCCGCATTGGCGGTGTGATGATTATGGGCCATCGGGGTACGGGGAAAAGCACGGCGGTGCGGGCTTTGGCGGAGGTCTTGCCTAAAATTACGCGCCTAGCCGGTGACCCGTTTAACCGTCCCCCGAAAGAGGTGCCGGCAGCAGACCCCCTGCTGGCCATGGTGGGTATTCACGAGCGCCCCCGCAAAATCGAGCGCATTCCCGTGCCGGTGGTGGATTTGCCCCTAGGGGCCACCGAAGACCGGGTGTGCGGCACGATTGATATCGAGGCGGCCCTGACGCGGGGGGTCAAACGGTTTCAACCGGGGTTGCTGGCCCAGGCTAACCGGGGGTTTCTTTACATTGACGAGGTCAACCTGCTGGAGGACCATCTGGTGGATTTGTTGCTGGATGTGGCCGCCAGTGGCTGGAATGTGGTCGAGCGAGAGGGCATTAGCGTCCGGCACCCGGCCCGGTTTGTCCTGGTCGGTTCGGGTAACCCGGAGGAAGGGGAGTTGCGCCCGCAGTTGCTGGACCGGTTTGGCCTGCACGCCCGCATTGTCACCATTACGGACCTGGAGCAGCGCCTAGAGATCGTGCGTCGCCGTCGGGCCTATGACGCCGACCCTGCCGGTTTTTGCGCCCAGTGGCGTCCTCAACAGCGGGCTTTACAACGGCGGATTCTGGCGGCGCGGAAACGGTTGCCCCAGGTGACGTTACCCGAGAACGTCCTACAGTTTGCTGCGGAATTGTGTATGGTGCTGCGGGTGGACGGTCACCGGGGGGAGCTGACCCTGGCACGGGCTGCCTGCGCCCTGGCGGCTTTGGAGGCACGCTCCCAGGCCACCTTGGAGGATGTGTGCCGCGTGGCCGTACCCGCCCTACGCCATCGCCTGCGCCGCGACCCTTTGGAGACCACCGACGCGGGAGACAAAGTAGCCCAAGCCATGGCCGACCTACTGGCTCGGCAGCAGCGTTCAGCCCCTAAGACCCCAGTCATGACCGTGACCTAA
- the bchD gene encoding magnesium chelatase ATPase subunit D — protein sequence MAAGACLTLPFTRLVGLETAQQALLLLAVHPALAGAAIAAPPGSGKSALVRAFAELLPEGTPFVELPLNITEDRLVGGLDLEATLIQGVPVLEPGVLARAHGGVLYVDQANRLEPLMTATLAEVLSSGVVRVEREGISTVQPAHFVLIATYDPQEGDLPATFLDRLGLLVPLVPRGDAPTRAEVVRRHWFPQTDIETVSLLRGLIQAARERLPRVHITDEQITALAQTALALGVEGNRVDIFAVAAAVASAALAGRETVEEEDLRLAAQLVLVPRATQVPQPETAPPPPTAPSPSTPTDTGADEVPATGEPSLQELLLTAAATALPPDLLDLPFALRRRSRRGSRGQTLKARRGRYIRAVVDDPRTGRIALVPTLLAAAPWQRWRQRPGEQRLQVRYDDLRVKRFRDKAGTLYILAVDASGSMAINRMREAKGAALCLLQDAYVHRDQVALIAFRGQQAQVLLPPSQSVERARRELDVLPTGGGTPLAAALLTAWQMAQQARQRGMANVTLVLMTDGRANVGLTEAATRDRQRLQAEIQQLARQLQADGVQALVLDTQVNYLSRSEAAQLAQWLGGRYVYLPNARAEQIAQTLTASRASS from the coding sequence ATGGCCGCCGGTGCCTGTCTGACCTTGCCTTTTACCCGTCTTGTCGGTTTGGAAACGGCGCAGCAGGCTCTGCTGTTGCTGGCGGTCCATCCGGCCTTAGCGGGGGCTGCGATTGCGGCACCACCCGGAAGCGGCAAGTCTGCTCTGGTGCGGGCCTTTGCCGAACTACTTCCCGAGGGAACGCCTTTTGTGGAATTGCCCCTCAACATCACCGAGGACCGGCTGGTGGGGGGATTGGACCTGGAGGCGACGTTGATCCAAGGCGTGCCGGTGCTGGAGCCGGGGGTATTGGCTCGCGCCCATGGGGGGGTGTTGTACGTTGACCAGGCCAATCGCCTGGAACCCCTGATGACCGCCACCTTGGCCGAGGTACTCAGCAGCGGTGTGGTGCGGGTCGAGCGGGAGGGGATCAGTACGGTCCAGCCAGCGCATTTTGTGCTCATTGCCACCTATGACCCCCAAGAGGGCGACTTACCGGCGACGTTCCTGGACCGGCTAGGGTTGTTGGTGCCCCTGGTGCCCCGGGGAGATGCCCCCACGCGGGCGGAGGTGGTGCGCCGGCATTGGTTCCCCCAGACCGATATCGAGACCGTCTCTCTGCTGCGGGGCCTAATCCAAGCGGCGCGAGAACGCCTGCCCCGGGTGCACATCACCGATGAGCAAATCACGGCTTTGGCGCAAACGGCCTTGGCTTTAGGGGTCGAGGGGAATCGGGTGGATATTTTTGCCGTGGCTGCTGCTGTGGCTAGTGCCGCTTTAGCAGGTCGGGAGACCGTAGAGGAGGAGGACCTGCGCCTAGCTGCGCAATTGGTCCTGGTGCCCCGCGCCACCCAAGTTCCCCAGCCAGAGACGGCCCCCCCCCCACCAACGGCTCCTTCCCCCAGCACTCCTACAGACACCGGTGCCGATGAAGTGCCAGCGACAGGGGAACCGTCTCTGCAGGAGTTGCTGCTCACGGCAGCGGCAACGGCTTTGCCACCCGACCTGTTGGATTTACCCTTTGCCCTGCGTCGCCGGAGCCGCCGGGGCAGTCGCGGACAGACCCTCAAGGCTCGCCGGGGTCGTTATATTCGGGCGGTGGTGGACGATCCCCGCACCGGTCGGATTGCCCTGGTGCCGACTCTGTTGGCGGCTGCACCTTGGCAACGGTGGCGTCAACGGCCAGGGGAGCAGCGGTTGCAGGTGCGCTATGACGACCTGCGGGTGAAGCGCTTCCGGGATAAGGCCGGCACGCTGTATATCTTGGCCGTGGATGCCAGCGGTTCGATGGCCATCAACCGCATGCGGGAGGCCAAGGGGGCTGCCCTGTGCCTGCTGCAGGATGCCTACGTCCATCGGGACCAAGTCGCTCTCATCGCCTTTCGAGGACAACAGGCCCAAGTCTTGCTGCCGCCCTCCCAAAGCGTGGAGCGCGCCCGGCGGGAGTTAGACGTGTTGCCAACGGGGGGTGGGACGCCTTTGGCTGCCGCTTTGTTGACGGCTTGGCAAATGGCCCAACAGGCCCGCCAACGGGGGATGGCCAATGTGACCCTGGTGTTGATGACCGATGGCCGGGCCAACGTGGGGCTGACGGAGGCGGCCACCCGCGACCGCCAGCGCCTGCAGGCAGAAATCCAACAACTGGCCAGGCAACTTCAGGCCGATGGTGTCCAAGCCCTGGTGCTGGATACCCAAGTAAACTACCTATCCCGGAGTGAAGCGGCACAATTGGCCCAGTGGCTGGGGGGACGGTATGTATATTTGCCCAATGCCCGCGCCGAGCAGATTGCCCAGACCTTGACAGCCAGTCGAGCATCATCCTGA
- the bchH gene encoding magnesium chelatase subunit H yields the protein MSKPHVVAIVGLEHFNQAVWEQVKTELAPVAHFQQWTEWELERRDPQVAQAIHQADCLFISMINFKDQADWLREQVAQSRARVVLAFESMPEVMALNRLGDCTVAGRKGGLPEPVKQVVRLLVRGRDEDTLYGYTKLLKLMPTLLRFLPAKLRDFKNWMQVNLYWNQPLPVNIVNMFRFLLREYFQVPVEVQPVVEVPMMGLYHPDAPHFFPDPKRYRQWQRQRPRPETPYRVALLAFRKHVLQERGYIDALIRAMEAAGLEVLPIFVAGVEGHVVVRDWLVQESVDVLVSTIGFALVGGPAGSTSPGVHRDAAIGILERLDVPYIVAQPLYVQDSHSWHSQGVGPMQAAALYALPEMDGAINPVVIGTLEQGRFAVVPDRVQRLVTRVKNWARLRHTPNRDKKVALVVYDYPPGLGKKATAALLDVPRSLLNILKRLQAEGYTVGPIPATPEALLEQLEAATTLQAGGLRVTAEEFRAWTTPWERQRVEERWGPWPGDIAPAGRDAVFIGGLRLGNIYIGVQPRLGVTGDPMRLLFDKENTPHHQYLAFYRWLTHGFGAHALVHVGMHGSAEWMPGLPLGLTQHCWPDALLGDLPQFYLYPMNNPSEANIAKRRGYAVMISHAVPPLTRAGLYRELAALKDMLQDYRERQLEHYGHGDSTLAEAILQKVALANLDADCPHLQGESFDDYVARLYTYIRDLEQRLITTSLHVFGEAPSPESQLITITEALKARSGGQGLADLLLPAIAPQTPSYSALAALARQGDPTAWQQRERVDDLCRAFVQRTVLGQESPATAVRHLLPYGSPEMNLAALQEVVQAGRQMAQLLRDNHSELDALVRGLNGRYIPPAPGGDLIRDGLGVLPTGRNIHAIDPWRIPSELAYRRGQQIADALLAKHRAENNGQYPETIALVLWGLDTIKTKGEAVAVALHLIGARPHHDSQGKISHYQLIPLAELGRPRIDVLLQLSPIFRDTFAMLMDHLDRLVQTAARADEPPEMNFIKKHVAAAMAEGLTFEQATARLFTQPPGQYGTYVDDLVEDAAWQTEDDLAQTFVRRNAYAYGGGRYGQPVPQTLERLLRTVSRVAHTVDSLEFGVTDIDHYFASSGALQLAARKHRGSDVKLNYIETYTADTRVEDLEQVLRREYRTKLLNPRWYEGMLQHGHSGAAEISNRFTYLLGWDAVSGAVDDWTYTAAARTYVLDPAMRERLAQLNSQALRNMVGRLLEAHGRGLWPVDEATLTQLRDLYADLEDRLEGVTAA from the coding sequence ATGTCCAAACCCCATGTGGTCGCCATTGTCGGTCTTGAGCACTTCAACCAAGCGGTTTGGGAGCAGGTGAAAACCGAGCTGGCGCCGGTAGCCCACTTCCAGCAATGGACCGAATGGGAACTGGAGCGTCGGGACCCCCAAGTGGCCCAGGCCATTCACCAGGCCGACTGCCTGTTTATCTCCATGATTAACTTCAAAGACCAGGCGGACTGGTTGCGGGAGCAGGTGGCTCAGTCCCGCGCTCGGGTGGTCTTGGCTTTTGAGTCCATGCCAGAGGTGATGGCTCTCAACCGGCTGGGGGACTGTACCGTTGCTGGGCGCAAGGGGGGCCTGCCAGAGCCAGTCAAGCAAGTCGTTCGCCTATTGGTGCGGGGCCGGGACGAAGACACCCTCTATGGCTACACCAAACTTCTGAAGCTTATGCCCACCCTGTTGCGTTTCCTGCCGGCCAAGTTGCGGGACTTCAAAAACTGGATGCAGGTCAACCTCTACTGGAACCAGCCCCTGCCGGTAAATATTGTCAATATGTTCCGCTTCCTGCTGCGGGAGTACTTCCAGGTGCCGGTCGAGGTGCAACCGGTGGTGGAGGTGCCCATGATGGGCCTTTACCATCCCGACGCCCCCCACTTTTTCCCAGACCCCAAGCGCTATCGCCAGTGGCAAAGGCAACGCCCCCGCCCGGAGACCCCTTACCGCGTGGCCCTATTGGCATTCCGCAAACACGTGCTGCAAGAGCGGGGTTACATTGACGCCTTGATCCGGGCTATGGAAGCGGCTGGTCTGGAGGTGCTGCCCATTTTCGTGGCTGGTGTGGAGGGACATGTGGTGGTGCGGGATTGGCTGGTCCAAGAGTCGGTGGATGTGCTGGTGAGCACCATTGGCTTTGCCCTGGTGGGCGGGCCGGCAGGTTCCACCAGTCCCGGTGTCCATCGCGATGCGGCCATTGGCATCCTGGAGCGGCTGGACGTGCCCTATATTGTTGCCCAGCCCCTGTATGTGCAAGACAGCCACTCGTGGCACAGCCAGGGTGTCGGACCCATGCAAGCTGCCGCCCTGTATGCCCTGCCGGAAATGGACGGGGCCATCAACCCGGTGGTGATTGGTACTCTGGAGCAGGGACGCTTTGCGGTGGTGCCAGACCGGGTCCAACGGCTCGTGACACGAGTGAAAAACTGGGCCCGCTTGCGCCATACGCCCAACCGGGACAAAAAAGTGGCCCTGGTGGTGTACGACTATCCGCCGGGACTGGGGAAGAAGGCCACCGCCGCTTTGCTGGACGTGCCCCGCTCCCTGCTGAACATCCTGAAGCGGCTCCAGGCAGAAGGCTATACGGTGGGACCCATCCCCGCAACCCCCGAGGCCCTTCTCGAGCAACTGGAGGCGGCGACCACCCTGCAAGCCGGCGGTTTACGGGTTACAGCGGAGGAGTTCCGCGCCTGGACCACCCCCTGGGAGCGGCAGCGGGTAGAAGAGCGCTGGGGACCCTGGCCAGGGGACATAGCACCGGCGGGGCGGGATGCCGTATTCATTGGCGGGCTGCGCTTGGGCAATATCTACATCGGCGTACAACCGCGTTTAGGGGTAACCGGCGACCCCATGCGTCTGCTATTTGACAAGGAAAACACGCCCCACCACCAGTACCTGGCCTTTTATCGCTGGCTCACCCACGGCTTTGGCGCCCATGCGCTGGTGCATGTGGGGATGCACGGTTCCGCCGAGTGGATGCCCGGTTTGCCCCTGGGTCTGACTCAACACTGCTGGCCAGATGCCCTGCTGGGGGACCTGCCCCAGTTTTACCTCTACCCCATGAACAACCCCAGCGAGGCCAACATCGCCAAGCGGCGGGGCTATGCGGTGATGATTTCCCATGCCGTGCCGCCTTTGACCCGCGCGGGTCTGTACCGGGAATTGGCAGCCCTCAAGGACATGCTCCAGGACTATCGGGAGCGCCAGCTCGAACACTACGGCCACGGGGACAGCACTTTGGCAGAGGCCATCTTGCAAAAAGTGGCCCTGGCCAACCTGGACGCGGATTGCCCGCACCTGCAGGGGGAATCCTTTGACGACTACGTGGCGCGCCTGTACACCTACATCCGCGACCTGGAGCAGCGGCTGATCACGACTTCACTCCACGTGTTTGGGGAAGCTCCCTCCCCCGAATCCCAGCTGATTACCATCACCGAGGCCCTAAAGGCGCGCAGCGGTGGTCAAGGTTTGGCTGACCTGTTGTTACCGGCGATTGCGCCCCAGACCCCCAGCTATAGTGCCTTGGCTGCCTTAGCCCGCCAGGGGGACCCCACCGCGTGGCAGCAGCGGGAACGAGTAGACGACCTGTGCCGCGCTTTTGTCCAGCGCACGGTCTTGGGTCAAGAAAGCCCTGCCACTGCTGTACGCCATCTCCTGCCCTACGGTTCACCGGAAATGAACCTGGCGGCATTACAGGAAGTGGTCCAGGCCGGACGACAGATGGCGCAGCTTTTGCGCGATAACCACAGCGAGTTAGACGCCCTGGTGCGGGGGTTAAACGGGCGTTATATCCCCCCGGCTCCCGGTGGGGACCTTATTCGGGATGGGCTAGGGGTGTTGCCGACGGGACGGAACATCCACGCCATTGACCCCTGGCGCATCCCCAGCGAGCTGGCCTACCGGCGGGGTCAACAAATTGCCGACGCCCTACTGGCCAAACACCGGGCGGAGAACAACGGTCAATATCCCGAAACCATTGCCCTGGTGCTGTGGGGGCTAGACACCATCAAAACCAAGGGGGAAGCGGTTGCCGTAGCCCTGCATCTTATCGGTGCGCGGCCCCACCACGACAGTCAAGGCAAAATCAGCCATTACCAGCTCATCCCCTTGGCGGAACTGGGCCGTCCCCGCATTGATGTTCTGCTGCAACTGAGTCCCATCTTTCGGGATACGTTTGCCATGCTGATGGACCACCTGGACCGGCTGGTGCAAACGGCTGCCCGAGCCGACGAACCCCCGGAGATGAACTTCATCAAAAAACATGTGGCGGCTGCTATGGCGGAAGGGTTGACCTTTGAGCAGGCCACTGCCCGATTATTCACCCAGCCCCCCGGCCAGTACGGCACCTACGTGGACGACCTGGTGGAGGACGCTGCCTGGCAAACCGAGGACGACCTGGCCCAGACCTTTGTGCGCCGCAATGCCTATGCCTACGGAGGTGGTCGTTACGGCCAACCGGTTCCCCAAACCCTGGAGCGACTGCTGCGCACCGTCAGCCGTGTGGCCCACACCGTTGACTCCCTAGAATTCGGGGTTACCGACATTGACCATTACTTTGCTTCCTCAGGGGCGTTGCAACTGGCGGCGCGCAAACACCGGGGCAGTGACGTGAAACTAAACTACATCGAAACCTACACTGCCGACACGCGCGTGGAGGACCTGGAGCAAGTGCTGCGCCGGGAATACCGCACCAAACTGCTCAACCCCCGCTGGTACGAGGGCATGTTGCAACATGGCCACAGCGGTGCGGCAGAAATCAGCAACCGCTTTACCTATCTACTGGGGTGGGATGCCGTCAGTGGGGCTGTGGACGACTGGACCTATACCGCTGCCGCCCGCACCTACGTCTTGGACCCGGCCATGCGGGAGCGCCTAGCCCAGCTCAATTCCCAGGCCTTGCGCAATATGGTTGGGCGGTTACTGGAGGCCCATGGTCGGGGGCTATGGCCGGTAGATGAGGCCACCCTTACCCAACTGCGGGACCTCTACGCCGACTTGGAGGACCGCCTAGAGGGGGTAACCGCCGCCTAG
- a CDS encoding riboflavin synthase encodes MFTGLVQALGRVRRCSGHCLEITTNMACFPDLAVGDSMAVDGVCLTVTAYDPQGFTAATSPETLRRSCLGQREWVNVEAALRVGQKLGGHFVTGHVDGVGYLQDKQAVGSEFWEMAFTAPPEVARYLVPKGSIAVNGVSLTIANLQGTTFRVAVIPLTYQHTNLQYLRPGDPVNLEADLLGKYVERFLQPWSVPAPLTAEFLAQHGFV; translated from the coding sequence ATGTTCACCGGTTTGGTTCAGGCTTTGGGCCGGGTGCGCCGCTGCAGTGGGCATTGCCTGGAAATTACCACCAATATGGCGTGTTTTCCCGACCTGGCGGTGGGAGACAGCATGGCGGTAGACGGGGTGTGCCTGACGGTCACGGCCTATGACCCCCAGGGGTTTACAGCGGCTACCTCCCCCGAAACGCTGCGGCGCAGCTGCTTGGGTCAACGGGAGTGGGTGAATGTAGAAGCAGCCCTGCGGGTGGGCCAAAAACTGGGGGGGCACTTTGTCACCGGCCATGTGGATGGGGTGGGCTACCTACAAGATAAGCAGGCCGTAGGCAGCGAGTTTTGGGAAATGGCCTTTACCGCTCCGCCCGAGGTGGCCCGCTACCTGGTGCCCAAAGGCAGCATTGCGGTCAATGGGGTGAGCCTGACGATTGCCAACCTACAGGGGACCACCTTTCGCGTGGCCGTCATTCCCCTGACCTATCAGCACACTAATTTGCAATACCTACGCCCCGGCGACCCGGTGAACCTGGAGGCGGACCTACTGGGCAAATATGTGGAACGGTTTTTGCAGCCCTGGTCGGTCCCAGCCCCGCTCACGGCTGAGTTTTTGGCACAGCACGGGTTTGTCTAG
- a CDS encoding bifunctional nuclease family protein, with protein sequence MIEMKVAGIALDALSRSPIVLLKDTAERRALPIWIGQAEARAIISALEGEEPPRPLTHDLMLNSWKLWGITLQRVIIHSLQDNVFHAVLFLAQGDEVRQLDARPSDAIALALKANVPIWVMEEVVANASIPVDREADEAELEAFREFVSKVRPEDFVGWSASRSEGQESSDRG encoded by the coding sequence ATGATTGAAATGAAGGTTGCTGGGATTGCCCTGGATGCGCTCAGCCGCAGTCCGATCGTGTTGCTGAAGGATACGGCAGAGCGGCGGGCATTACCGATTTGGATTGGCCAGGCGGAGGCACGGGCAATTATCAGTGCGTTAGAGGGTGAGGAACCCCCCCGGCCCCTGACCCACGACCTTATGCTCAATAGTTGGAAGCTGTGGGGGATTACGCTCCAGCGGGTGATCATTCACTCCTTGCAGGATAATGTGTTCCATGCGGTTTTGTTCCTGGCCCAGGGGGATGAGGTGCGCCAGTTGGATGCCCGTCCTAGTGATGCTATTGCCCTGGCCCTCAAGGCCAATGTGCCGATTTGGGTGATGGAGGAGGTGGTGGCTAATGCTTCCATTCCGGTGGACCGGGAGGCGGACGAGGCGGAGTTAGAAGCCTTCCGGGAATTTGTCTCTAAGGTGCGCCCGGAAGATTTTGTAGGTTGGAGCGCGAGTCGCAGCGAGGGACAGGAATCATCGGATCGGGGCTAG
- a CDS encoding ABC transporter permease, with protein MWAWAVGVFGFLYLPILVLVIFSFNNSRFGGTWQGFTWDWYRVLFTGQGAAFPETVGFGRYGLLPALVNSLLVAGVTAVVATVLGTALALGLERVRCPGRVGLEGLVLLPLVIPEIAQGVSLLVFFHLVFRLWRAWTGQEWTLGLPTVTIGHITFAISFVTLVVRARLVELNPCWEEAAMDLGANHWQTLWHVTLPWLTPAMLSGALLAFTLSLDDFVVTFFTAGTGATTLPVFVYGMIKFAVTPAINAISTLMLLASVVLVLLAWGLQRRGEQM; from the coding sequence TTGTGGGCCTGGGCGGTGGGGGTATTCGGGTTTCTTTACCTGCCGATTCTCGTTCTGGTGATTTTTTCCTTTAACAACTCCCGCTTTGGCGGCACTTGGCAGGGATTTACCTGGGATTGGTATCGGGTGTTGTTCACCGGGCAGGGGGCGGCTTTTCCAGAAACGGTGGGCTTTGGGCGCTATGGACTCCTGCCGGCCCTGGTAAATAGCTTGCTGGTGGCCGGTGTGACGGCGGTGGTGGCGACGGTGCTGGGGACGGCCCTGGCCCTGGGGTTAGAGCGGGTGCGCTGCCCGGGGCGGGTGGGCCTGGAGGGGTTGGTGCTGCTGCCACTGGTCATCCCGGAGATTGCCCAAGGGGTGTCCCTGCTGGTGTTTTTTCACCTGGTTTTTCGCCTGTGGCGGGCCTGGACGGGACAGGAGTGGACGCTGGGGCTGCCGACAGTGACCATTGGCCATATCACGTTTGCCATTTCTTTTGTGACATTGGTGGTGCGGGCGCGATTGGTGGAACTCAATCCCTGTTGGGAGGAGGCGGCCATGGATTTGGGGGCCAACCATTGGCAGACCCTGTGGCATGTCACCCTGCCTTGGTTGACACCGGCGATGCTCAGTGGCGCCTTGCTGGCCTTTACCTTGTCCCTGGATGACTTCGTGGTGACGTTTTTTACGGCGGGTACGGGGGCTACAACATTACCGGTCTTTGTCTATGGCATGATTAAATTTGCGGTGACGCCGGCGATTAATGCCATTTCCACTCTGATGCTGTTGGCTTCGGTGGTGCTGGTGCTGCTGGCCTGGGGGCTGCAACGACGGGGGGAGCAGATGTAG
- a CDS encoding spermidine/putrescine ABC transporter substrate-binding protein: MVGRRWWLWGLVMLWVAWLPLGCGLGHGPPSPGDVPTLNVYNWATYIAPQVLTDFEKKFNVRIKYDTFDSPDTLYAKLKPGNPGYDVIFPSDYLVTRLIQEDMLVPLDLGKIPNRVHLGQRFQNLPYDPGNRYSMPYLWGTQGIGYNRKQTGQVIDSWQAMFDPRYRVAWQEESRATLGAVLIALGLNPNSTNPADIQKARDWLIQHRGNIVAFAPDTGETLLNQGEVTLALENSGDVFQVMAENPDIAYAIPREGAILWVDAMAIPKGAPHRELAHQFINYLLEPPVAAQIANYTRYATPNQTAIDQKLIRAEDLQNPSIYPPPSVLAKLQVLENLPPAALKLYEAAWNEIKLRVGRG, translated from the coding sequence ATGGTGGGACGACGCTGGTGGCTGTGGGGCTTGGTGATGCTCTGGGTGGCTTGGCTGCCCCTGGGTTGTGGTTTGGGCCATGGCCCGCCCTCACCCGGTGATGTGCCAACCCTGAATGTTTACAATTGGGCTACTTACATCGCGCCCCAGGTGCTGACGGATTTTGAAAAAAAATTCAACGTGCGCATCAAGTACGACACGTTTGATAGCCCAGATACGCTCTATGCCAAGTTGAAGCCGGGCAACCCCGGATACGATGTGATCTTCCCCTCGGACTACTTGGTGACGCGCCTGATCCAGGAGGACATGCTGGTGCCGTTGGACCTGGGGAAGATTCCCAACCGGGTGCATTTGGGACAACGCTTTCAGAACCTGCCCTATGACCCCGGCAATCGCTACAGCATGCCCTATTTGTGGGGGACGCAGGGGATTGGCTATAACCGCAAGCAAACGGGTCAGGTCATTGACAGTTGGCAGGCCATGTTTGACCCCCGGTACCGGGTGGCTTGGCAGGAGGAGTCCCGGGCGACCTTGGGGGCGGTGTTGATTGCCCTGGGCCTCAATCCCAACTCCACCAACCCGGCGGACATCCAGAAAGCGCGGGATTGGTTGATCCAGCACCGGGGCAATATCGTGGCTTTTGCGCCGGATACGGGGGAGACGTTGCTCAACCAGGGGGAGGTGACCTTGGCCTTGGAAAACAGCGGTGATGTGTTCCAGGTGATGGCGGAAAACCCGGATATTGCCTATGCCATTCCCCGGGAAGGGGCGATTTTGTGGGTGGATGCCATGGCCATTCCCAAGGGGGCGCCCCACAGGGAGCTGGCCCACCAATTCATTAATTATTTGCTGGAACCGCCGGTGGCCGCCCAGATTGCCAACTACACCCGCTACGCCACCCCCAACCAGACGGCCATTGACCAGAAGTTGATCCGGGCTGAGGATTTACAGAATCCCAGCATTTACCCTCCGCCGTCGGTTTTGGCCAAGCTCCAGGTGCTGGAAAACCTGCCGCCAGCGGCCCTGAAGCTCTATGAGGCGGCCTGGAATGAAATTAAATTGCGGGTGGGCCGGGGCTGA
- a CDS encoding ABC transporter ATP-binding protein encodes MLTLSQVWKTYRRESRPAVAGLDLTIRAGEFFALLGPSGCGKTTTLRLIAGFETPDWGDIRLGERSLLGLPPFRRPVHTVFQNYALFPHLTVAQNIAFGLEMRGLPRREIRSRVGEMLALVRLDGLAHRYPRELSGGQQQRVALARALIQKPQVLLLDEPLGALDLQLRKQMQSELKYMQQQLGITFLYVTHDQEEALALANRLAVMQGGRLLQVGTPQEVYEYPTSYFVADFIGESNFLTGTVVEGHSPWLRVRLTNGHLVRVHHNEAAYPPGSEVTLMIRPEKVQLQPATEEEVPARIISADYLGLDTRYTVELAGGITLCVRQAGCAWQVGEAVTVALPPQALRLIRLDPAVGPPDTAARPPSLPATPPVGW; translated from the coding sequence ATGTTGACCCTTTCCCAGGTGTGGAAAACCTATCGCCGGGAGAGTCGCCCTGCTGTTGCTGGGTTGGACCTGACGATTCGGGCGGGGGAGTTTTTCGCCCTCCTGGGACCTTCCGGCTGTGGCAAGACGACAACGCTGCGCCTGATTGCCGGATTTGAAACGCCGGACTGGGGGGACATTCGTCTGGGGGAGCGGTCTTTGCTGGGGTTGCCGCCCTTTCGCCGTCCGGTGCACACCGTGTTCCAAAACTACGCCCTGTTTCCCCATCTGACGGTGGCCCAGAACATTGCCTTCGGGTTGGAGATGCGGGGGCTGCCCCGGCGGGAAATTCGTTCGCGGGTGGGGGAGATGCTGGCGCTGGTGCGTTTAGATGGCCTGGCCCACCGTTACCCCCGGGAGTTGTCGGGTGGTCAGCAACAGCGGGTGGCCCTGGCCCGCGCCCTGATCCAAAAACCCCAGGTGCTGCTGCTGGATGAACCGTTGGGGGCGCTGGACTTGCAATTGCGCAAACAGATGCAAAGCGAACTCAAGTACATGCAGCAGCAGTTGGGCATTACGTTTCTCTACGTCACCCACGACCAGGAGGAGGCCCTCGCTTTGGCCAACCGCTTGGCGGTGATGCAGGGGGGACGGCTGTTGCAGGTGGGCACGCCCCAGGAGGTGTACGAGTACCCTACCAGTTACTTCGTGGCGGATTTCATCGGCGAGTCGAACTTCCTTACAGGCACGGTGGTGGAGGGGCATTCCCCCTGGTTACGGGTGCGGCTGACCAACGGCCACCTGGTGCGGGTGCATCATAACGAAGCGGCCTATCCCCCTGGCAGCGAGGTCACCCTGATGATCCGTCCGGAAAAAGTGCAACTGCAACCGGCCACGGAGGAGGAGGTCCCTGCCCGCATTATCAGCGCCGATTATCTGGGTTTGGACACCCGTTACACCGTGGAATTGGCCGGTGGGATTACCCTGTGCGTGCGCCAGGCGGGGTGCGCTTGGCAAGTGGGGGAAGCGGTTACCGTGGCCCTACCGCCCCAAGCCCTGCGGCTTATCCGCCTCGACCCGGCAGTTGGCCCTCCAGATACAGCCGCGCGGCCGCCGTCGCTCCCAGCAACCCCACCCGTGGGCTGGTAA